The proteins below come from a single Synechococcus sp. WH 8101 genomic window:
- the gyrA gene encoding DNA gyrase subunit A has product MADPVGPGSGGPGESDDRIIQTDLRNEMSRSYLEYAMSVIVGRALPDARDGLKPVHRRILYAMYELGLTSDRPYRKCARVVGEVLGKYHPHGDTAVYDALVRMAQSFSMSMPLIDGHGNFGSVDNDPPAAMRYTESRLQALTTDSLLEDIEAETVDFADNFDGSQQEPTVLPARIPQLLLNGSAGIAVGMATNIPPHNLGELINGLLALIENPELDDNALMRIIPGPDFPTGGQILGRSGIKETYLTGRGSVTMRGVAAIETIEAPGRPDRDAVIITELPYQTNKAALIERIAEMVNDKKLEGISDIRDESDRDGMRIVVELRRDAYPQVVLNNLFKLTPLQSNFSAHMLALVNGEPILLTLRKMLEVFLEFRVETIERRTRYLLRKAEERDHILLGLLLALDQLDPIIALIRAAPDTATARQQLQERHGLSEIQADAILQMQLRRLTALEADKIRLEHEDLVTKIADYKDILGRRERVFGLIQEELTQLRDRYPIERRTEILDLAGGLDDIDLIANERSVVLLTETGYLKRMPVSEFEATSRGTRGRAGTRSQGEEAVKLFIGCNDHDTLLLFSDRGVAYALPAYRVPQCSRTAKGTPVVQLLPIPREELITSLLAVSEFNDDTDLLMLTQGGYIKRTRLSAFSNIRSNGLIAIGLEDGDALTWVRLAVPGDSVLIGSRAGMTIHFRLSDDELRPLGRTARGVRSMNLREGDALVSMDVLPVELADRVAQSSDDGGEADAEDGPTASEGPWVLVASASGLGKRVPVTQFRLQKRAGMGLRAIKFRTDSDVLVGLRVLGAGEEVLLVSEKGVIVRTSADAIPQQSRAATGVRLQRLDKGDRLSEVVLVPPEAESDDSESDAAESDEPQDS; this is encoded by the coding sequence ATGGCGGATCCAGTGGGGCCCGGCAGCGGCGGTCCCGGCGAGTCCGACGACCGGATCATTCAGACCGATCTACGCAATGAGATGTCGCGCTCCTACTTGGAGTACGCGATGAGCGTGATCGTTGGGCGGGCTCTGCCCGACGCCCGCGATGGCCTCAAGCCGGTGCATCGGCGCATCCTTTATGCCATGTATGAGCTGGGGCTCACCAGCGACCGGCCTTACCGCAAATGCGCCCGTGTGGTGGGTGAGGTGTTGGGTAAGTACCACCCCCATGGCGACACCGCTGTCTACGACGCTCTGGTGCGCATGGCCCAGAGCTTCTCGATGTCGATGCCCTTGATCGATGGGCACGGCAATTTCGGCTCGGTCGACAACGATCCGCCGGCGGCGATGCGATACACCGAATCGCGCCTGCAGGCTCTTACCACCGACAGCCTGCTGGAAGACATCGAGGCGGAAACGGTTGATTTCGCCGACAACTTCGACGGTTCCCAGCAGGAGCCGACCGTGTTGCCCGCCCGGATCCCCCAGCTGTTGCTCAATGGCTCTGCCGGCATCGCCGTGGGCATGGCCACCAACATCCCGCCGCACAACCTGGGCGAGTTGATCAATGGGTTGCTGGCCCTGATCGAGAACCCGGAGCTCGATGACAACGCCCTGATGCGCATCATTCCGGGGCCCGACTTTCCCACCGGCGGTCAGATCCTCGGGCGCAGCGGCATCAAGGAGACCTACCTCACGGGCCGTGGCTCGGTGACGATGCGGGGGGTGGCGGCGATCGAGACGATCGAGGCCCCGGGGCGTCCTGATCGCGATGCGGTGATCATCACCGAGTTGCCGTATCAGACGAACAAGGCGGCGCTGATCGAGCGCATCGCCGAGATGGTCAACGACAAGAAACTCGAAGGCATCTCCGACATCCGCGATGAGAGCGATCGCGATGGCATGCGCATCGTGGTGGAGCTGCGTCGGGACGCCTACCCCCAGGTGGTGCTGAACAACCTGTTCAAGCTCACGCCTCTGCAGAGCAACTTCAGCGCCCACATGCTGGCGCTGGTGAATGGCGAGCCGATCCTGCTCACCCTGCGCAAGATGCTCGAGGTGTTCCTCGAGTTCCGGGTCGAGACGATCGAGCGGCGCACCCGCTACCTGCTGCGCAAGGCCGAAGAACGCGACCACATTCTTCTGGGCTTGCTGCTCGCCCTTGATCAGCTCGATCCGATCATTGCCCTGATCCGGGCAGCCCCCGACACCGCAACGGCCCGCCAGCAGCTGCAGGAGCGCCATGGCCTCAGCGAGATTCAGGCCGATGCCATCCTGCAGATGCAGTTGCGACGGCTCACGGCTCTGGAGGCCGACAAGATTCGCCTCGAACACGAAGATCTCGTTACCAAGATCGCCGACTACAAAGACATTCTCGGCCGGCGGGAGCGGGTGTTCGGGCTCATCCAGGAGGAGCTCACTCAATTGCGCGATCGCTATCCGATCGAGCGGCGGACGGAAATCCTCGACCTTGCCGGCGGGCTGGACGATATCGATCTGATCGCGAACGAGCGCTCGGTGGTGTTGCTCACCGAAACCGGGTATCTCAAACGGATGCCGGTGAGCGAGTTTGAGGCCACCAGTCGCGGCACCCGCGGCAGGGCCGGCACCCGCAGTCAGGGTGAGGAGGCCGTGAAGTTGTTCATCGGCTGCAACGATCACGACACGCTGCTGTTGTTCAGCGACCGGGGCGTGGCCTATGCCCTGCCGGCCTACCGGGTGCCCCAATGCAGCCGGACCGCTAAGGGCACGCCGGTGGTGCAGCTGCTGCCGATTCCACGCGAAGAGTTGATCACCTCGCTGCTGGCGGTGTCGGAATTCAACGACGACACCGATCTGTTGATGCTCACCCAAGGGGGCTACATCAAGCGCACGCGCCTGTCGGCGTTCAGCAACATCCGCTCCAACGGCTTGATTGCGATCGGGCTTGAGGACGGTGATGCCCTCACCTGGGTGCGGCTGGCGGTGCCCGGCGACAGCGTGCTGATTGGATCGCGGGCGGGCATGACCATTCACTTCCGTCTCAGCGATGATGAGTTGCGTCCGCTTGGGCGGACGGCTCGCGGTGTGCGCTCGATGAATCTGCGCGAGGGCGATGCGCTGGTGAGCATGGATGTGTTGCCCGTGGAGCTCGCCGATCGGGTGGCCCAGAGTTCCGACGACGGCGGTGAGGCGGATGCGGAGGACGGACCCACGGCCTCCGAGGGCCCCTGGGTGCTGGTGGCCTCGGCTTCCGGCCTGGGCAAGCGGGTGCCGGTAACCCAGTTCCGCCTGCAGAAGCGGGCTGGGATGGGGCTGCGGGCGATCAAGTTCCGCACCGACAGCGATGTTCTGGTGGGATTGCGCGTGCTTGGTGCGGGCGAGGAAGTGCTGCTGGTGAGCGAGAAGGGCGTGATCGTGCGCACCAGTGCCGATGCGATTCCGCAGCAGTCGCGCGCCGCCACCGGTGTGCGCCTGCAGCGACTCGACAAGGGCGATCGCCTCTCGGAGGTGGTCTTGGTGCCGCCTGAGGCGGAGTCCGACGACTCGGAGTCCGATGCCGCGGAGTCTGACGAGCCGCAGGACAGCTGA
- the crtL gene encoding lycopene beta cyclase — translation MTGQVASGCVDVLVLGGGPAALCIASELTQRGVVVAGLAPDPVEAPWPNTYGIWADELKPLGLESLLGHRWSDTVSYFGAGGSPAQNQSTPHRLDYGLLDRAALQRHWLDRAVGVTWHQDRAERVLAGPATTTVRCASGQSLTARLVIDASGARTPHIQRPDQGPVAGQAAYGVVGRFSSNPIEAGRFVLMDYRCDHLSAAQRREPPTFLYAMDLGDGVFFVEETSLALAPGVPYDVLKQRLQQRLDQRGVAITEVLHEEFCLFPMNLPLPDRSQPLLAFGGAASMVHPASGYMLGALLRRGPDLAQALAAALANPGLGSAALAQRGWQALWPAELVWRHRLYQFGLERLMGFPEGLLRRHFATFFALPTEDWFGFLTNTLPLPRLMAVMLKLFALAPWELRRGLVLGAGTAQAPSFRQSAG, via the coding sequence GTGACTGGCCAGGTTGCTTCCGGCTGTGTGGATGTGCTGGTGCTGGGGGGCGGTCCTGCCGCCCTCTGCATCGCCTCAGAATTGACGCAACGGGGCGTTGTGGTGGCTGGTCTCGCCCCGGACCCCGTCGAGGCTCCCTGGCCCAACACCTATGGCATCTGGGCTGATGAGCTCAAGCCCCTGGGTCTGGAGTCTCTGCTCGGGCACCGATGGAGTGACACGGTCAGTTATTTCGGTGCGGGTGGATCCCCGGCCCAGAACCAGAGCACACCCCATCGCCTCGACTACGGCCTCTTGGATCGGGCCGCTCTGCAGCGCCACTGGCTGGATCGGGCGGTGGGGGTGACCTGGCATCAGGACCGTGCTGAACGGGTGTTGGCTGGGCCTGCAACCACCACAGTGCGTTGCGCCTCGGGCCAATCGCTCACGGCCCGGCTGGTGATCGACGCCTCCGGCGCGCGCACGCCGCACATCCAGAGGCCGGATCAGGGCCCGGTGGCGGGGCAAGCGGCCTATGGCGTGGTGGGCCGGTTCTCCAGCAACCCCATCGAAGCGGGCAGGTTTGTGCTGATGGACTACCGCTGCGATCACCTCAGCGCAGCGCAGCGCCGCGAACCGCCCACCTTTCTCTATGCGATGGATCTGGGCGATGGGGTGTTCTTTGTGGAGGAGACCTCCCTCGCCCTGGCGCCGGGGGTTCCTTACGACGTGCTCAAGCAACGGCTGCAGCAACGGCTCGATCAGCGCGGTGTGGCCATCACCGAGGTGCTGCATGAGGAGTTCTGCCTGTTTCCGATGAATCTTCCGCTTCCCGATCGCAGTCAGCCGCTGCTGGCCTTCGGTGGGGCGGCGAGCATGGTGCATCCCGCCTCGGGCTACATGCTGGGGGCGTTACTGCGACGCGGACCCGATCTCGCTCAAGCCCTGGCGGCGGCGCTGGCGAATCCAGGCCTGGGGTCAGCCGCTTTGGCACAGCGCGGCTGGCAGGCGCTCTGGCCTGCCGAACTGGTCTGGCGTCATCGCCTCTATCAGTTCGGTTTGGAGCGGTTGATGGGCTTCCCTGAGGGTTTGCTGCGCCGTCACTTCGCCACTTTCTTTGCCTTGCCCACGGAGGATTGGTTTGGCTTCCTCACCAACACCCTGCCCTTGCCGCGGCTGATGGCCGTGATGCTCAAGCTGTTTGCCCTTGCGCCCTGGGAGCTGCGGCGCGGCCTGGTGCTGGGGGCCGGGACCGCTCAAGCACCCAGCTTTCGCCAGTCAGCCGGTTGA
- a CDS encoding glycoside hydrolase family 57 protein codes for MAEGSLALVLHAHLPYVRATEPDSLEEDWFFQALIECYLPLLEVLEQAAAAADQQPRLTMGLSPTLLSLLADSTLRKRFPGWIAIRLQLLEKAPDDQREAAEHLAAGFQRHLESWNACDGDLIRRFAALQQQGVLDLLTCGATHGYLPLLREHPEAVRAQLRTAVREHHRLIGERPLGIWLPECAYYEGLDHWMRDAGLRYAVLDGHGLLHATPRPRYGVYAPIVSRQGVAFFGRDSDATLPVWSARDGYPGDPAYREFHRDLGWDLPQDDLTSLGLPGQRPLGLKLHRVSDLNAPLDQKLPYEPQAANQRCQVHARDYLQGRRTQLERLQAGMAIPPLLVAPFDAELFGHWWFEGPRFLAELFRQAAREDVRFTTLRGVLADQPQLQLCEPCPSSWGQGGFHDYWLNDSNAWIVPEWSRAGRAMVERCSRGVASEADLRLLHQAGRELLLAQSSDWSFILRAGTTTELARERIERHLERFWRLMAAIDRRDDLPEHWLEHVEEEDALFPLIQPADWRKLGA; via the coding sequence GTGGCCGAAGGATCCCTGGCCCTGGTTCTCCACGCCCACCTGCCCTACGTGCGCGCCACGGAGCCCGACTCGCTGGAGGAGGACTGGTTCTTTCAGGCGCTGATCGAGTGCTATTTGCCCCTACTGGAGGTGCTCGAACAGGCTGCTGCTGCAGCGGATCAGCAGCCCCGACTCACCATGGGGCTCTCGCCCACCCTGCTCTCGCTGCTGGCCGATTCCACCCTGCGCAAGCGCTTCCCGGGCTGGATCGCCATCCGCCTGCAGTTGCTCGAGAAAGCCCCGGACGACCAGCGCGAGGCCGCTGAACACCTGGCCGCCGGCTTCCAACGCCATCTCGAGAGCTGGAACGCCTGCGACGGCGACCTGATCCGCCGCTTCGCCGCCCTGCAGCAGCAAGGGGTGCTCGACCTGCTCACCTGCGGGGCCACCCACGGCTACCTGCCACTGCTGCGCGAACACCCGGAGGCCGTTCGGGCCCAGCTGCGCACGGCGGTGCGCGAACACCACCGCCTGATCGGGGAACGCCCCCTGGGCATCTGGCTGCCGGAATGCGCCTACTACGAAGGCCTGGATCACTGGATGCGCGATGCGGGGCTGCGCTACGCCGTGCTCGATGGCCATGGCCTGCTCCATGCCACACCGCGTCCGCGCTACGGGGTCTACGCCCCGATCGTGAGCCGCCAGGGTGTGGCCTTCTTCGGGCGCGACAGCGACGCCACCCTGCCGGTGTGGTCGGCCCGGGACGGCTATCCCGGCGATCCCGCCTACCGCGAATTTCATCGCGATCTCGGCTGGGATCTCCCCCAGGACGACCTGACCAGCCTCGGATTGCCCGGCCAGCGCCCCCTCGGCCTCAAACTCCACCGCGTCAGCGACCTCAACGCCCCCCTCGATCAGAAACTGCCCTACGAGCCGCAGGCCGCGAACCAGCGCTGCCAGGTGCACGCTCGCGATTATCTGCAGGGTCGTCGAACCCAGCTGGAGCGCCTCCAGGCCGGCATGGCCATACCGCCCCTGCTGGTGGCGCCCTTCGATGCGGAGCTCTTCGGCCACTGGTGGTTTGAGGGGCCCCGTTTTCTTGCCGAGCTGTTTCGCCAAGCGGCCAGGGAGGACGTGCGCTTCACCACCCTGCGCGGGGTGCTGGCGGATCAGCCCCAGCTCCAGCTCTGTGAACCCTGCCCGTCGAGCTGGGGGCAGGGGGGCTTCCATGACTACTGGCTCAACGACAGCAACGCCTGGATCGTGCCGGAATGGAGCCGGGCCGGACGCGCAATGGTGGAGCGTTGCAGCCGCGGCGTGGCCAGCGAAGCGGACCTGCGCTTGCTGCACCAGGCGGGCCGGGAGCTGCTGCTGGCCCAGTCCTCCGACTGGAGCTTCATCCTGCGGGCCGGCACCACCACCGAACTCGCCAGAGAGAGGATCGAACGCCACCTCGAACGCTTCTGGCGCCTGATGGCCGCCATCGATCGGCGCGACGACTTACCGGAGCACTGGCTGGAGCACGTGGAAGAGGAGGATGCCCTCTTCCCCCTGATTCAACCGGCTGACTGGCGAAAGCTGGGTGCTTGA